The Stigmatella aurantiaca DW4/3-1 genome contains the following window.
CGAGCTCACCCAGCCGCTGGCGCACCCGCTGCGCGCCATCGTCCGCAGGTTGATCCAGCGGAACCCGGAAGATCGCTATCAGTCGGCGGCTGAAGTGGAGGCGGAACTTCGGGCGGGCCTTGCTGCGCTGGGAGCCCCCTACGGGCCCAAGGAGGCGCTAGACGAGGTGCTGCTCTCTCTGACGGGGGCCAGCATGAGCCGGGACGTTCTCGGGCCCACGAGCGAGAGCCAGCTACCGCCCAACATGGTGACGGAAGAGGACATCATCAACGAGCGGGACAGCACTCCCTAGCTACCCGCCGCGCCCTCTCTCTCGCTCCCCGCAGGCCCTGCTTCGGCGTCGTGGCGTCTCCCCTCTGACCCTCGCCGTCCGCCGCTGGCCCTTGGGGCCTTCACCCGTCCGACAGGACAACGCCCGCAGGTTCCGTATGCCAAGAGCCCCCGCGAAACCTCCCGCTGCTGCACGCTCCCGGCGCCCCACGGAGCGCAACCGCAAGCCCTCCCCACTGCCGCGACACATCGAGATCCGGCAGCGCCGATTACCTGTCACCCTGAGCGCGGCCTTGAAGCAGGCACGCAAGCGGGCAGGCATGACTCAAGCAGAAGCAGCCGAGGGCATCGGCATCGCTCCCGAGGTGTACGGGCGCATGGAGCGGGGGGGCGTACTGCCGAGCGTTCCAACGCTGTTGCGCATGTGCCTGATTCTCGGCAGCGGCCCCCATGAACTGATGGGGTTTGCCGAGGTGGAGTCGGGGCAGAGTGCCCCCGGGGCAAACACGGTGCCCCCTGGCCTGAGTGACACGCCCGAGAAGCGCTGCCTATTGCGCCGCCTCGCTCGCCTGGACAGTCCGAGGCTCAAGGCACTGGCGCGGTTGGTCGCCTTACTTCTGTCGGGGCGCTGAACGCCAAGGGCTGCGGGGCCGCCATCCTCGCCAAGCACGCGAACACATCCAGGGCGAATGTCCTGCGCAGCAGTTCGGCCCAGTCCAAACGGGGTGTGCGCTCCTTCCTCGGCTCCTCCACCGTCGCGGCAAAGGCAGGGCTCTCCTCCTCCAGCCCCGGCTCCGCCCCCGCTTGAGGGAGACAGAAATGGCCGCTGCTTCGCGCCCGGAGCAAAGACACCATGGAAGCGGATGAGGTTCAGCTTGGGTGGGGGCACCAGGGACGCCACACGCCGTAAAAGTTCCAGCCCGGTGAAGAAGAGGTGCGCGGTGCCGTCCGGCAGCGGGCGCTTACATCCCCGCAGCGCACCTCCTCTATGCCGCATGGCGACGGAACGACGTGTAACGGCTGCGCTGCTCGGCACTAATCCCTGTCGAGCACACGCAGTGAAGGGTGTGCGAGGACAACAGGAGGTGAGCCATGCGGTGCATGACCCCACATCGTCGAATCAAACGGAGGAAGAAGAAGGGCCTGCCCAAGCCGTGCGGCAGCTCGCTCGTCTTCATCCCGGCCGAGGATGGCACCTACATCCCGGTTCTGCTGTAGAGCCCCGACGTCGCCATGGGAGGAGAGTTGCTATGAGCCATCAACCGGCTTCCCGCCGTTGCGAATGTCCGCGAGTGAGGTACACGACCACTTCGCGCGGCATTAGGATCTATGCTTGGTGGTACGGCGAAGAATTCTTCGTCTTACACACTCGGGGGTGTGTGAACAGAAGGACGCTTTAGACGACCCAGCGGCGCCGACTCTCGCAAGGGGGGCGGCGCCGAAGCAAAGGACATGAGCGGGGCTACGGGATAGTCGCCTTCAGTGCCGCGCCCGAGTACGTGCTATAGGCGCAAGGAGACGTACCAAGTCCCGGTGGCCAAGTTGGCAATCGCGCAGCCCGGCTGGCGTGCAGCGCGTGCTCGAACTGGCTCCTGAGAACTGGACCGCCACGGTGCAGCGCCCCGAGTGTCGCCACCGAGGTTGGGGGGTACCAATTCCACCGAAATCACCGACTACCAGAGGAGCACCCGGTGATTTCAGAGCGGTTCTTCGCCCGAGCCGACAGCGCGCCGATGCCGCAGGGCTGGTGCTCCGTTCGTGATCCACGGCGGTTTCGGGCCGGACTGGTCCTCCCCGAAGAGGGCGACGTCAGATCGAGGGTGGTGCCCTACTGGTCCTTCCTGCCTGTGGCGGGGGACTACATCCCCCGGGCCCCTGTGGCTCCCGTCCGGTCCTCGCAAACAACGGCTCGGCTCGTCCTGAAGCGTGTATCAGTGATCGCAGGGCGGCGCATTCTGAACGGATGCTCCGTGGTCCCCTGGTCTTCGGTGATGAGGTGGTCCTCAAGACCTCGGTGGTTCCAGTAAACAGGGGTGGTCCTCTGGTCCTCGGTGAAACCGGTGGAAGTGGTCCTCACCCTGGTCGGTGGTGACACCCCGAGGCCCTCGCCGAACTGGACGCTAACGTCTTCCGTCAGGCGGCGCTCGGGCTCCTCAAGCCGGCTGCCACGGAGTAGGGCTGCCTGTCACGCATCGATCGGCGCGCCGACCGACGGTGCTCGCCGGACGCATACGGTAAATGACTCGGTTACTGGCATTGATCCCGCCATGTTCCTCGTAACCCCCCGAAATTACCGGGCTAGAGGAGCGACTTCAGCCCTCACCCCCCTCTCTTTTTAGACTAAAAGGAACCTCACTTGATCTAAGGCCCTGTAACGCTGTGCCAGATGCCGACTATATGGGGAGTTTCTCGCGAATTCTTAGCTGCGGAGGTGATCATGTCGAGCGATCCTCCTGATGAGGAAAGTAGAACTTCTTCTGCTCAAGCAGAATCAAGTCGGACATCGGTAGAAACGACGGACAGTGACGCGTCTCCAGAATCCGGCGAGGCAATAACTCCTCATCAAGAACAGGGCCGCAGTTCTGACGCACTGTCAGACGCAGAGCTAATGCACAGGATTGCACAAGGGGATCCAGCTGCACTCACTCTTCTTCGCAACAAACATGCTCCGTATCTTCGGACGGTTCTTCCCGAATGGTGTGCAGAGGACATCCAACAAGACGTATTCGAAATTATCCTAAAGTCTGCGTCCACATTTGACCTCTCCCGCCCGCTGCGCCCATGGCTGAAGGCAATCGCTCGAAATAAATTCGCCCGGTATGCTAAAGCGCAGGTAGGCCCCTCAAAGAGCCTGATTGCCGAGCAGAGCGGCGACACGCTCACGAGCGCTCACGACCTTCTAGAGAAGGAAGTGGATGCAATCAAACTCCATGAGGCGCTGGCAAAACTATCTACTAGCGACCAGAAACTGCTAGAAGACATCTACTTGGAGGAACTCGATCATTCTACGGTGGCCAGGAATCTCAATATTTCGCCTATCAATCTTCGAGTCCGTCTCTTCCGAGCGCGCAAGAAGCTTCTTGAGATTCTGACGAAAGGATCAAAGCAATGAGTGCCCCTAGTTCGGAATGCTCTTGGTTCGAGCACCTGCTTGAGAGTGGTAACGACCTCTCAGAAGAGGATGAAGCACGCTATTTGGCTCATCTTGAAAATTGCGCCCACCACCGACAGGCGAGTGAAGACTCTGAGCGGATCATTCGGGCTCAAATTCGCAAGTACGCGACAGGATTCAAGACATCCCGTGTGGCAACTGAAGCGGACTTTCTCGCTCTTGCTAGCGCTGGAGCAAGAATAAATCTTAGACTGAGGATGCACCAAAACGAGGAACCTATCGCACAACTCCAGCGCGATGGAAGGCTTATTGGATATCTTCGCCTTGGGGAAGTCATCTTCAACAAAACGGCGACACTTGATGACCGTATCGCAGTGGTGAGACTTCTCGATGAACTCTAACTCAACTCCAAAACCATCGCTTGCTAACGCGATCACAGACTTTGCAAGCCGCATTGACCCACTCGCTCCTGGCGCTGAGCATCTTTTGGAGGCCATTAACCGAATTCCTCTCACAGTCGGTGAAGCCAAATGGTCAGAAGAAGTCAGCATCCTCTCTGCCTTGACCTACTACACCCCAAAATCCTACCAACAGGAGCGATTGCTGTGGGGAAACCTTCTCCGCAATGCACTTGCGGAATGGTCTGGCCCCGAAGCACTTCAAACAGCTTTAAGATTTTTCTGCGCTATGTGCACGTCCCCGTCGGGAACTGGCTTTTTCTTTGACGCCAATGGCCAGTCCATCATGCAATACAGAGCATTACGAAAACCAGACTCAGAACAAAAAACACACCAACTAGTCAAACTCCTAGCATATCTAACAGGCAAGAATGACGTTCTCGGCATTCCCTTGAGCGACTTCAGCAGTCTCTGGTTGCAAGAAGCTGCGCTTGACTGGTTCTTTATGCTTGGCCGCCAGAAAGGCTTATGGTTTGTCCCAAACCGGATCAAGTCTTTCTTCAAACAGGTTCCAGGCTGCCACCGATGGGAAGCAGTCGCATGGCTGGCATGGCTTTCCTCAGAAAACAGGGATTCGGATCTAACCGACAAACTACAGTACGGGAGACTCTTATCATCCATCTTCAGGATTGTCGAAAGAGTAGGCGAAGGACTATCGAAGAGCGAAATCTCCATTGCTGTTCATTTTGGCTTAACCAAGTTTGAAGATCTCCCTCTGGACAAAGCCCTCCTCAAGTTCGTACAACTAACTCTTCTCATTCACGCGGGAGCACAGAATCTTGAAGAAGCGTTCGTGCGGAGTTTGCGCCGTGTGTTATGCGACGTGCCAGAACTCGCTGGCAGCGCTGCCTGCATGCTTTATAGCAAAACTAACCACCTAAATCCTGTCCACCATATTGCGCGCGACATTCTCCAGGAACCATTGCCTCCCGAGTGGGAGCACTATAAAAGCTTCTATCTGATCAATCGTGCGTTTCTCGGTTATCATTTGAAGGACCCCTCGTTCGTGCCATCCCGCGAATGGGCAATCGCCTGCACCAAACAAGACATGCCGCCACTGTCTCGTTTTATTGGGTTTGCAGCGAGCGGCATCTGGCCCGAGGCAATTTTGAACAGCGAAGGTGTGGTTGAACAAAGCGCCGACATCTTCTCCTTGGCTCCGAATAGTCTTGCAAGAAAGCTCGTTGATTGGGCAGACAAGGTTCGCGAGAGAATCAAAGAACTGGCTGAGCAAATGCTTGCCGGCACTCGTTCGTGGGCAACGTTACTACTCGAGTTTAATCAATTCTCACCTCCTCCAGATTGCCCTGAATACCTTCATCCCAAAGGGATCGACTTTCTTGAAGTTTGTCTCCGCATGGCTTTCACCCTGGAGACAGTTCACCCTGTTCCTCGAAGCATTATGGAGCAATTTCTTAACGGGATCGTCGAATGCGCCCGCCGAGAGGATGCATATGTATCAATGCTAGCCGCCTTGGAGTCTTACTCCAGAAGTTCTGAATTAATTGCCTCCAAATGGCTTCAGCAAATCAACAAGCGAATGCAACCGAACCCCACACACGGTGGCTTGTTCGATAGATACCGCACTCGTCTGCGCAATTGGTGGAAGCGATGGGAAGCTCATCGCGAACTCGCGGCCTGCACCGCGTGGATTGAACGGATCAAGGCTTTACCTATGGAGGCACTCCAGTCGCAGGTGTCCTCGGTGTCTCCCTCCAAGGTTTTAAGACTCTTACCTAAACATTCTACTGTGACGTACTGCATCCCTCAAGAACACGGGGAGTTTTTTCTGCTATCTGCCGTTCGAGCTCGCTGGCATATACGCTACTCATTCGCGAAGTGCTTGCTAGATAGAGACGCCTTCCTTGAGTATGAAGCATGGCTGAGCATGAAGAACCGCTCCAGTTACGAACTAGCAAATGAGGACACCCTCTTTCCTAAAGCCGAAATCCGCTATTTTGAAAGTGTAGTCAAGCCACTGGCGTCGGTACTGGCGCAAGTAGGACCTAATGCTCCATTCTCTTATGTCCCGTGCCTCAGTGTCTTAGCAGCAATGGAGAAGAACTATCGCGCGGGGATCCCTCCCTCGGTCCCTGCTCGCACACTTATTGAGCCCCTCAAGAATCTGGAATCACGACATTACCCTGACGTCGTAACGGCCGTACTCAGTTTCAAAGTGTGCGAAGAAAGAGATGGAACGCTGGTTACAGAGTTCCCCCGGGTCCCACTATTTGAGCATAGCAAGCACTTGCATGCACAGGCTAATCCCTCGCTGTTGCATTGGTTAAGACATAATTTCTTTCCGGCAGCGCAAACGCTAGGCTTAGTTGGCTGCCGTGCCCTTCAGAGTTTTCCAAAGGGAATAGGCCAACAGACCCTAATGTGGGAGGCCATTGCAGTTGGTTTCAGCGGTATCTTCGGGTCTGTCGTCGGATTCTTCGAGTTCAGCAAGCAAGAGCTCATTGATGGACTTGAGTTCAAAGAAGGGATTGACCAAGAACCACCCACTTCGGCAACACTGCAAGAAGCAGCGCTTCGGCATATGACTAAACATCGTCCGGGCCAGCGGATGCTAGGCCATTTAGGAGCCGCCGAGGTTTCCCAAGGAATCGTATGGCCGCTCAAGGACCGTGTGAATCTGATCGCCGGAGGCGGCTTTGTCGGCGCAATCCCCACATCCCACTTGGCTTACATCTTGAAGTTTCGCAGTGAACCGTAACCGACCACTTCATCAATCGCTATCCAGGGTGAGTATTTGCCTTTAGCAAGTACCAATCAGAGGAGGTAGAGACATGGCGAAGTTGAATGTTGTCACTAGGACATGCTTCGCCTTGCGCAGGTAGCTGTAGCGCCGCTAGGAACCTGTCGGAGAACCTCGACGACCCACTACATCATGCGTGGTGTGATCTAAACGCACCGTTACAGATCGTATGTAGGAGGCGGTTTTCGGAGGTACTCCGACAAGCTCCTAGGGCTCCAGTTCTTCCAGCATGCTGACGATATTTGTGTAGATGGGGATGCTGCGCTCCTGGCGCAGTTGCCCTCGCTCTTACGCCCTGTTCGGCCCAGGCTCTCCCGGCCTTCGTGCGACCTGGGCAGGACCGGTGGCGGCGGCCACGACTCTGCAAGAACGCTACCCGGCAACCAGTCGGATCATCTGACGGCCTGGATCCCTCAATCACCGTGCTCGGTAACAGCCAGGGCACACGCTACTATCATCCTCCCACGGAGGTTCTCGTGAGTTCGTGAGCCCTGGGAGACCGGGGAACTCAGGCCGCTCGTGTCCAAACAGATTGCCCCTGTTGAGCCGCATGTGCCCCCAGTGGGCCCCTCCAGCGGGGATTAGAATGGGACGAAACGGGACGAAACGGGATGGGGCGGCAGAACGAACCAACGGAAGTTCAAGGCGTTAGCCGGTAACAGCGCGACCTGCTTAGGGTTTTGCTTCCGCCTTGTTGCGGGTTCGATTCCCGCCGCCTCCATCCCGAGAAGCCCAGCAATCTTAACGGGTTGCTGGGTTTTTCTTTGTCCTCGGTTTCTTCATTTGCCTTCAATGTACCCCTCTGGCGTCTCTAGCCCAGACACCTACCTAGTGGAGTGTCTTACAAGTTCTTCGACAGAGTCGTGAGGGTGTCGACGAATCGATTTGTTTGGGCCCACCGTCGCCCTGAAGGACACGAATGCGGGTGCAGGCGCCCTTGCCGACGGAGGTCCGTTCAAACCTGTAGGACAGCCGTACCAGTTCGTCCCGAGTGCGCCGAGGGGCGACACCTCGAACCAACCGGTCCTACAACCCTACCCGTTCGTCCAGAGCGCGCCCGAGAGGGGTCCCCTCGAACGGATTAGCGAAGGGGAGCCGTGTGCCGAGGGAAGAGCGGGACGGCTGGCGCGGGAGGACCCGTCAGGACGGGGGGACCGCGCCGAGACGAGTGGCCCGCGACCTGCATTCCCAAGACGTGGGCCCGTGTTCTCCGTCTCGTCACTCGCGGGTCTGTGCGAAGGCTTCGAGTGCGTGAACGACATCGCTCCCGACGATGTCCAAAGACTTCGCGGACAGTCCACGAGGCCGCTGCGGAGAGACGCACGTCGAGCGCTTTTCGCCACAGCACACCTGAGCCCTCTCTGGCCACGCTCCTCGCCCGTCCTCCCGTGGCCGGTCATCCGTGTCGTCAACCCAGCAGTCCCGCATGAGACCTCATGTCAGCCTGCGCGATGCGCTCCGTCATCCCGCCGTGGATCCACGATAGTGTCGGGCACTGGAGGGCCCTGAGCATGCAGCCACGCATCTTCGTGACGGAGGACGACACGGACTGGCAGGTGCCGTTGGGCGGGCCAGGCCTGCTCCTGGACGTGCCGGCGGAGGCGCCCTGGAGACAGCGGCCCCAGATCCACGTCGAGGCAACCCGGCCGTACCTGCTGCGCATGGCGTTCCGGGGGCAGCCGCTGTTCTGGCTACGGGTGGACATCTATTGGGATGGGTGCGCGGTGCTGCGAGGGCCCTCCTCCCTGGAGGGATCCTTTCCGCGCATCACCACCGACGTGGCGCGACGCATGGGCGAGCCCGGCACCACTGCGTGGTGGACGCAATGGCTGCGCTGGTGGATCCAGTGCCTCCAGCAACCCGAGTCCTTGCTGCTGCACACCGGGCGCTGGTGCCTCCGGCCGCTCCAGACAGTGCCCACGGTCGAGGCCCGGAGTCATCCTACGATGCCCACGGCGCAGGCCGGGGAGCGACCGGCTCCGCCCCATGCGCTGGACGCGGCGCTGAAGCACCAGACGTTCTGGACGGAGGACTGGCGCGGGCATGGCTTCCACGACTTGGAGGTGAGCAGTGGCAGCGTGCTGGCGCTGCGGGCGCCTTCCGCCGAGAACGATGGTCGCGTGAAGGCGTTTCGCAAGCAGGCGCGGGACGGGACGCTCCCCCCGGTGCTGCTGTTCTACTTCGCGCTGGTGGGCAAGTGGCTGGTGGTGGACGGGCACGACCGGTTGCACGCGGCGCGCCTGGAGAACCGCACGCCGCCGCTGCTGGGGCTCTGGTCGGTCTTCGAGCAGCCAGTGCCTCAGGACGAGCGCACGCGGGCTCGGCAGCAGGGGTCCATGCAGGCCGCGGAGTTCCGGCTGCGGGGCAGGCCGATGGATGTGGACGCGGTCAACCGCCTCCTCGTGCGCGACCACGAGTCGGTGCGGAGGTTCGCTGGCACCCGCGGGTATCCCCTGCGGGGTGGCGGCGCTACCTGGAGGGCGGAGGTCGCCGCTTGGAAGAAGGGGTTGAGCGCAACCGCGTCCCCGGACGACTGGGCGGCCTTTGTGGAGTGAGGGGCGCCGTGAGCCCGCGCCATCTCTCTGCATTGCGACAGTTGTCTCGCGTGCCCGTCATCGACATATAGGAAGGACAGGAGCCTTGTTGGGGGGAGCGGGCGGCAGCAAAACGAGAGGTGAGTGCCGCTGACGGCTACCCCATGAGCCGCTTCTGGCCGAACGGGCCACGGAGGCAAGTCGAGTGCACTTGCCTTCATGGATTGAAGGTCATTTAGCTGGAAATTTGCAACTCATGCCCACGGTGTTGGCGGTGCTGAGGGATGTCCAAGAATAGGCCATGGAACCACAGAGATTGCTCTCCGCCGAAGGGGAGATGTGGCGACTGTCCGGCAGGGGCCACTCCCGCGTGACGGTCGCCCCATCTTTCAAAGCGACTTCCTCATCGTCTCGGGTAGGCCGCACTGCTGATGCGCTCAACTGTCAAAGTAGGGCGAAAGCGGACCTGCCCAAAGGCTGGGGACGTCTCGCGAATTGGTGCCAGGAGCCGGGTTCGGTTGATAAGCGCGAAACTTGCCGTTCGCGGTACCGACCTGCGGAAACAACAGGCGTTGCGAGTAATCCATCTTCATGATTTCGACGGCTCCGGTGGAACTCACCGTATAGCTCTGCCCCACGGCAACCGAAACGGCAGTGGGCAAGGTGCACTTCCGGAAACCATAGCCCTGCGGCGGCGTACAGGCCGACTGCGCGCCCGTCGACGTATTTCGGATCGTCAGGGTGCCAACGCCAATACCCGATGCGATGAATCCGCCGAGTTCAGTGAAGGTGCGAGCGTAACGCGCGTTCGCGTACGCGACGGTACAGCCGACGCAATCGGTCGAGTAAGCGTAGTACGGCTGCCCTCCCAAGGTCGTCCCGTTCGACAACCGGAAACCGTATTGCGGCAATCGCGTTGCCGGGTGTGCTGTGTCGTTGTCGTTCATGTAGGAACGGTACTGGCCATTGGCGGATCCATATCGCCATGAGGTGCCGCTGTCTTCGGACCATGCCACATGTTCGCGCGGATCAAGTGACAGGAGGGCGCCCGTCGCCGCCGCGCTCAGCTCATTGCGCGCATGGGGGCCTGTCAGGGCGGTATCGGCAAGCGGCATGTTGAACGAGAAGAAGTGGGCCGCCGGATTGGCGTGCGCATTGCTCACAATCAATGCGTACATCGTCCCGCCTTGGAGCGTTGCGGGGGTGTTCACCCAGGCAAGAACCGGGGTTGCGTCATTGAACTCCGCCTTGGCTTCATTGTGACGGGTGCAGGCGTTGACGGTTTCCGTGGCAATCACGGTCGCCGGAAGCCCCGTGGTGGGGTTGATCTGCACGAGACTCCCACGGAGAAGCCCGCCGTCTCCAGCGCCATAACCCGCGTTGTTGGCGTCCCAGCAATTCGCACCGCGCAACTTGAAGCCGAAGTAGAACCGATCAATGGTGATGGTGCTGCTTGGCACGAAGCGCAGCAGCGCCCGGTAGTTCGCGGCTTTCAGTGGCGAGTCGTTGACGTTCTCGATTCCGATTGGAATCGAGGCGGCCTTTCCACCCGCTGCGAGTGCCAGTGCCGAGCTTCCTCCGGCCAGGTGAGGATTGCCGTCGTCGTTGCCGCCACCGCATGCGGGGAGCAGGGTCACCGCGGCGGCAAGTGCAGCGCTCCATGTCGAGGATTGCAAGAGAGTCATGGGAAGTGGTTGAGTTTCCGTGTGCGAGGCGGTGACACTTTACTCGAGTCAAAACGGGACTTGGCATGGACGGGTGAGCCAGTCGGCATTCTTTCGTTCTTCAAAGGTATTGAACTGTAGGTCAGCTCCTTCATGGTAAAGCTTGCAAAGGTGGTTCCAGGTCGCCGTGCTGGCGGTAAATCTCGCCTGCCAGGATCAGATAGGAAGGAGAGGAGGACGATTGAGAGAGTGGGGTGACGCAGAGGAGACCAGGAAGGCCGTGAATTGTCGAGATCGCCTGGAAGCGCTCACGGGTGTGCTCAGACACTGGTCCGGGCTTTGGTCACGCTCCATCCTCCAGAATTGGCCGGAGTCCGGAGCCGCCTATCTCGAATCCTGGCTGTCTTATGCGGACTCACTCGATGAGAAGAGCGAGAGGATGCTGGATGATGGAGAGCTTCCAGGTGCCCCTCCTCAGTCGTTGCATTCGCTCTTGCTCGCGCTTCATGGGCTGACAGAGCTGCCGTGGCACCAAGGCATTCAAAGGCTGACGACTGCGGACGTACAGGGCCTCAATGCCAAGAAAGCGCATGAAATCGAGAGAGTCCTCTCTCTCCTCGGGCAGAGAACGCAGTCGATTCGCCAAGCGGTCGACATCGGTGGCGGCATGGGCCATCTCGCGCGTCTCTGTGTGAAGACGTTCGATTGGACTTTCCACAGCATCGATCGCGATGCCGCTTTGCAGGAGAAAGGCCGGGACTGGCTGCGGAGGGCCCGGATGCTACCGGGGGAAAAGCTGTGTTTCATCCATGCTTCTGTCGAAGACGGCCCGCAGAGCGCGATCGACCCGCTCTTTTCCGGTCGAGACAGAGCCTCGATGGGTCTACACACCTGTGGGCCGCTCGCGCTCACGCAGATTCGCAAGAGCCAGAAGGCAGGATTTCTTCTGAACGTTGGCTGCTGCTACGACAAGCTGGATCCCTCGCGGGATTATCCCGTGTCCAGCTTTGGGGAAGCTCATCAACTTCCATTCACACGGCATGCCCTGTTTCTGGCGACGCGAGGACGGCACAAGAAGACCGAGGCGGAGTTCGCTCTGATGAAGCGGGT
Protein-coding sequences here:
- a CDS encoding helix-turn-helix transcriptional regulator translates to MKQARKRAGMTQAEAAEGIGIAPEVYGRMERGGVLPSVPTLLRMCLILGSGPHELMGFAEVESGQSAPGANTVPPGLSDTPEKRCLLRRLARLDSPRLKALARLVALLLSGR
- a CDS encoding RNA polymerase sigma factor is translated as MSSDPPDEESRTSSAQAESSRTSVETTDSDASPESGEAITPHQEQGRSSDALSDAELMHRIAQGDPAALTLLRNKHAPYLRTVLPEWCAEDIQQDVFEIILKSASTFDLSRPLRPWLKAIARNKFARYAKAQVGPSKSLIAEQSGDTLTSAHDLLEKEVDAIKLHEALAKLSTSDQKLLEDIYLEELDHSTVARNLNISPINLRVRLFRARKKLLEILTKGSKQ
- a CDS encoding methyltransferase, which gives rise to MNCRDRLEALTGVLRHWSGLWSRSILQNWPESGAAYLESWLSYADSLDEKSERMLDDGELPGAPPQSLHSLLLALHGLTELPWHQGIQRLTTADVQGLNAKKAHEIERVLSLLGQRTQSIRQAVDIGGGMGHLARLCVKTFDWTFHSIDRDAALQEKGRDWLRRARMLPGEKLCFIHASVEDGPQSAIDPLFSGRDRASMGLHTCGPLALTQIRKSQKAGFLLNVGCCYDKLDPSRDYPVSSFGEAHQLPFTRHALFLATRGRHKKTEAEFALMKRVYEHRFTLDLLLRRKFPDLGFVRAGDAPKALYAESFAVYARDRLERLRIDIGMTESALNSFEGSVRPETRRIFHCHLLRDRFARALELVILLDRAILMEEMGFQVELLQVFDPRLSPRNIALIASRAE